The Herbaspirillum sp. DW155 genomic interval GATCGGCGATGACGGTAAAGTCGTCGAACTTGGCTTCAAGACGCAGCTTGTCGAGGAAGTTGACTTTGATTTCCATGGCGAGATTCCGAGAATGAACCGAAGAGATGGCGGTAAGGCGCGTGAGCGACAGCGGCCCACAAGATTGTCGTGGCGACGGCGATGACCGTGGGGCGGGTCTATCGGTCGTCGCGCAAAAGAGCTTCGATGATAGCCTGGTGCCGTTGCACCAGCGTTTCCTGCCGGTATTGAGCACTCTACTCATCTTGCGACGCATGTCGGGCAGCATGCAGACCGACAGCCCAAATTGCAGAGCAAAAGAAAAACGGCTCACATCGCTGTGAGCCGCTTCGGTATTGGTGCTGGCTGCAGGACTTGAACCCGCCACCCCCTGATTACAAGTCCGGCGCGAATTTCAATTATATCAAATACTTAGCTCATTTTTTGCTTCGCAATTGAGAAATTTAGCGCCGCGCAAGCCCTTACTGGGCCTCAACCATTTCCAAATTGCGAAGCAGAAATTTGGTCGGCAGATGCGAATGTTTGCTACAGCTACCAATGACCGCAATCGGCGGGTCGACTTTTCTACCAGTGTAAACGCCCGCATTACGCGGGCGTTTGTTTATCCAAATCGGGGCGGGATTTGTTATTCAGAAACAGCGTGTAAGGCTAACCTAACGTCCCGGTTCCGTAGACGGGGCGAAGGAAAAGCGGTATGCTTCGCTTCTTTTTTCTCCCCCGCGCGGCTGTAGCTCAGTGGATAGAGTATTGGCCTCCGAAGCCAAGGGTCGTGGGTTCGATCCCCGCCAGCCGCGCCAACCCTTGCTAAGGTTGGTCCCCCCTTCCCAGCCTAGCTTGCCTCTGTTAGTGGATTATCTGCAAAATCCCCTAACTTCCTCCTGAATTTCTGGTCCCGAGCTATGATTTCCGCTTCATTGGCGGACTGCTCTACTGTAACCAAATATCTGAGTGTTATACATATGCAAACTCCATATCAAGATGATCTTTTTGGCGCGTCTCCGGTAGATGGGGGCAAGAGCGTCGAACAACGCGCTAACGAGCAGTCTGGCACATTCACCCCCAATATGAAACTTCCGATACACAGGTGGTTTAGGTACTCGGCTGGATTCTCTTCCGATTGGGTGCGGAGCGTTATCCAACAGTACAATCCTGTTGCAGTTTTGGACCCTTTCGTCGGTTCCGGTACAGTTTGTGTCGAGGCTGACATTGCAGGTGTCCCTTCTTTTGGCGTCGAATCACATCCATTTGTCTTTAGACTAGCGCATGGTAAGTTGGCCTGGTCGACTTCTATAGAAGAGTTCAGAAGCGCCATCGCTGAGGTAGAAAAACGTGCTGCGCTTTCTTCGCTGGAGCTTCCCCCAAAGGTTCCAGACCTCCTAGTGAAATGCTACGAACCGCAAGTACTGCTGGAATTGTTAAAGCTGAGACAGGCTGCAATCGATGTCTCGCCAGAACTCGCAATTGGGGCGCGCTCCCTGTTGTTTTTAGCTATTAACTCCATCTTGCGACCGACAAGCCATGTCGGTACTGCGCAGTGGCAATACGTTCTGCCGAACAAACGTAAAGCTACGGTTACCATGCCTGCTGAAGCGCTTACCGCTCAATCATTGATCATGGCCGAAGACATGGCAAAAGTCAGATCTGAACGCTCCGCCTCGATCGCGACACTATTGCAAGGCGACGCCCGCCAGCTCGCTGGCGTTCCCGACCAATCAGTAGACCTTGTTGTGACCTCACCACCATACGCGAACAATTATGACTATGCTGATGCGACGCGACTGGAAATGACCTTTTGGGGCGAGATTGATTCGTGGGGTGACCTGCATGGAGCTGTAAGAAAATTTCTGATTTGTTCAAGCTCGCAGCACGCTTCTAAGGAAAAATTGAAATTAGACGAGCTGCTTGCCAGACCTTCATTAGCCCCCATCAGGGATGAAATCTCCAAGGTGTGCAATGAGCTCGCAGTTGTCAGGATGACAAAAGGCGGGAGTAAGCACTATCATACGATGATTGCCGCTTACTATTCGGATATGGGAGAAACTCTCAAGGCGCTGCGGAGAGTGACCAAAAGCGGCAGTAATATGTGCCTGGTTATAGGCGATTCGGCACCATACGGCGTTCACGCGCCGGCTGAAAAGTGGCTAGGGGCGCAGGCTATAGCCTGTGGTTTCAGCGAGTGGTCGTTTGAAAAAATACGTGAGCGCAACGTAAAGTGGAAAAATAGGAAGCATGATGTTCCGCTTCACGAAGGTAGACTTTGGATAAGGGGATAATTCTATGGCGAGTGCGCCGGGCCACAAATTTGGGCAGGACCTAGGTAATTTGCTTGAGTACATAGTGCTCGAGAGAATCTTAAAGCCGAGACTAGAGGCGTTTGCGAACTCAAAGAACTACTATCTGGATTGGCAGAAGCAGCGGCCGGCGCGGACGGGCAAAAAGGTTACCTGGGAGGATAAATACGGCAACAAGCACGACTTGGACTTCGTTATCGAGGTCGGTGGCACCGAAACTAAACGGGGCACCCCGGTTGCGTTCATTGAGGCGGCGTGGAGGCGTTACACTAAGCACTCGAAGAATAAAGCACAGGAGATTCAAGGCGCGATCCTCCCCATTATTGAATTGCACCATTTATCCGCCCCGTTTTACGGTGCAGTTTTAGCTGGGGAATTTACGGGTAATGCGCTGACCCAACTGCGGAATAATAAGTTTGCGGTCTTGTATATTCCCTATCAGAGCGTTGTAGAGGCATTTCGTGGGATTGGCTTTGACATTGAGTTCGACGAAGATACTCCTGATGATGTTTATGCTGATGCAAACAGAAAATTAGCAAACCTTACTGACGCGCAGAAAGAAAAGCTCCGGCTCGACCTCACCAACGTCTCAAAAGATGAAACGGATCGGTTTATGACCGCTTTAAAGGCCTCCCTTGAACGTCTTATTTCGGCTATTTGGGTTATACCTTTATTTGGGAACAAGATAGCCGCTCGCAGCCCGGCAGATGCAATTAATATTCTGAAGAAGATTGATATGCAGAATCCATCGGGTAATTTCAGCAAGGTCGAGATTATCGTTGACTACAATAATGGCGATTCGATCCGAGCACACTTTGTTGACATCGCCGGTGCCGAAGGTTTCCTTGCAAAGCTGGTTGCATAGGGCAGATTGTCCCGTAAGGAGAGGAAGCTGGTTCCGGTTTGTGGAAGTGAGCCGTGCACAGCTAAGAGGACGAGCTTACTGTTTCGTCCTATTCGATATGAGCGCACATGGCTGTAACCGGCAGTTAATGGGAGGTGGGTTAAATTAGATGAAGCCTGTCCGCTTACAAAGACAAATGAAAAAACCGCGTTCTGCGGTTTTTTTTTCGGCCATGAGGCTCGCCGAAGGCAACTCTATTACCCCCTCTCGGTTCAATTCTCCAGAGTGATTTGGATCAATCACTTGATCGAATGGCCCGGTCCAGCCTGAGGGCCGTTATTGCTCGAGATGAGGGATTGTAGCTGAGTCAAAATGCGTCAGATCTGATGCCCGCCAGGTCGGAAGGGGCCCCAGGCTGGGCGGGCTTCCGGGCCTGACGCAAATTTGAGTCAAAACCGACCTATGTAGCGGGCAGGCGCGGGGTGGGGGCAACCGCGCGCGCCGGGCTGAAAAAGACAAAAATAATTGCATTTTTGCAATCATTTCAGTCCCCGCCCTCCTCCACACCCGGCCCTCGAACGCATCGGGAGCCATCAGAGCGGCTTTCCCGCACACTGGGAACAAATTCTGTTGCCCCTCGTCAAAGTCAGCACAACAGCGCAGCACTGGTGCGCCATGTCTAACCTGGCGAGAAAATCATGAGTCGTCCATTCATCACCATTGGAGACAAGACCAGCCATGGCGGCACGGTCATCAGCGGCGATCAGACCTTTCTGATCCATGGCAAGGCCGTGGCAGGCATCGGCGATCTGACCTTCTGCCCGCGCTGCAAAGGGACCTTCCCGATCACCACCGGTGCCGAAGACATGATCACTAACGGCAAGGCACCTGCTCGCGAGGGAGACCGCACCGCATGTGGTGCGGTCCTGATGGCCACACAGGCGGTCACTACCCACTCCATCGAACAGGATGCAGGTACGGCCGCCAACGCTTCCGCTGCCGCCAGCACCGTGACCAATGCACTGCCCCCAGCAGATTCTGGCATCTGCCTCAGTTGCCTGATGAATGCAGCGAAGTCCGGCGCAACCATGATCGTGCGCGACTGATGCCTGCCGACATTCAACAGCGGCTTGCGCAACTGCGCAGCACCATGCCGCAACTCAAGCTATATGCCCTGGTGGATGGCTTTCACTACCAGGCTCATTATGAAAAGACCCTGGAGGAAGATCTGCACGTGCGCGGACTCTTCCTCGGTACAGTCGATGCGCACCTCGCTCCATCAGGACCGTGGCTGCTGGATGCCGAAGACGCCCCCGCCGATCTGCACGACAATGTGACACGACTGGAGGCAAGGTCGCCCGCAGTGTCATGGCTCATCAGTTCAATGGATCTGGGTGAAATGGCGGCCACGCTGCAGGCCCGCGTGCAGGTCTTGCTGCCAGACGGTCGACAGGCCCTGCTGCGTTTATGGGATCCGCGAGCGCTGGCCAATGCCGCGCGGGATTTTGATGAGGCGCAGCGTAGCTATCTGTTCGATGGGATTACCGAATGGCTGTTTTTCATGGATGGCCGCCGTGTGCGCATTGGAAGGCATCATGCTCAGAATCACTGAAGAACAATTCCAGAAGATACAGGCGCGCGACACTGACAATTTCGTTGCTGCGGTTGCCGATGAGTTCCTGGCAGATCGGCCTGATCTCCAGGCGCATCCAGGCCGCGCCGAGATCATCGGACGAATGCGCGCCGCCTATGACAATGGGCTGAACCTGGGATTCACGCAGACGCCTTCGCTCATCTACATGATGTACATGTCCGCCGATCTGCCCGGAATATTCCAACGGCCGCAGACGCAACAATACCTGAGCAAGCCCGGTGCCACGCCTGAGCAGCGGCTGAGCGATATGAAAGATGTGCTGCGCTACTTTGCTCGCACTTCAGAACAAGAAGAGGAATAAGCATGGGCTTTCTCGCTATCCCGTTCGTACCGGCCATCTCTGCTGAGGTAGCAGCATGGCTGGGACTAGCTGGCACTGCTGCCGTAGCCGGTGGAGCCGCTGCGGTCTATACAAATTCCAAGAAGGCTGAAGAAGCTCAAAGCAAGCCGCTTGCCCAAGTGGACGTGACAAAGCAGAGCGAAAAATGTAAGGAATGTCCGCCTAACGGTGGCGCAGTAGTATCGCGGCGATGGAATATGTCCGATATCTCTCGCGAGTACCAAGCGCGAGTGACGGGCTTTGCGCCCTATACTGAGTGGGCATTTTCTGGCGTGGACTTTGATGGATTCCGTTCTCCTGAATGCCTCTTGCAGGAGGCCAAAGCAAGATACGCCCAATTTTTTGATCAAGAGGCGGACAAGCCCAAGTTCTTTTTTTCGTTCACCGGATATAGGAAGCTTCTGACGCAAGCAGCAAAGCAAAATGCGGTGACTACAGCATCGTCTCCTGCACGTCTCAATTGGTACTTCATGGAGAAATTCGTTGCCAACCATATGCGGCGCCGGTTCAGCGCCAGAGGTTTACTCATCACTGTGGTTTTTATGCCCTAATCTCATGAATATTCAGTTCGCTTATAAAGCCGGCATCGATACCCTTCCTAGTATTCCCGAACAGCTCAATCAGCTATGGAAGGTAGCTACGTCGCTAGACAAAATAGGTATGCCGCTTGAAGACTGGTGCCCGCCAGCGGATACACCTGACAATGCACGCCGCAACGTCGCTTTTGAGAAAAATGGGCCGTCGGAGGCGGCTATTTCTATTTTCAAAGAAGAGGAAAAAAACGATCCATCAGCAACCTTTAGAGCATTAGGTGTATGGAACGGTCAGGAAGATATTGGTGGAGCAGTCATCCTGCATGAACTATCTGTCGCGTCGAATAGTTCGAACTCGGCCTTTGAAATCAATGCAAAAGCCGTTCATACTCTGGAGGAAAAGGGGAATATTGTTCAGATTATCAATACACTTCTAGAAATCTTCCCTGCACCCTTTATCCAGGTCAGCCCTCCTCCGTACGAAACCCGACATGCCGTCTTCGAAGATCGCCCATGCGTCGGCTGGATGCTGTATTTGCCTGAGATACTGACACCCGCACAGGTGCCAGAGGCTCCAGAGCTGATTCCAGTTTGGGACAAAGACAAGAAGCAGAAAGGAACGATCGTCGTCAGCGTTCCGAACGAAACGTTCTCTGTAAAAAACAAGGAGCACATCAAGGTTGCAAACGCGATTGAGATTCGCCTTGCAGATCAAGACTTGCTTCCTCGTTTTTCGAATCTATAGCTAACGTCTTCCCGTACGGCGCCGCGCCGAGTCCATCTTCTGATAGTCATCCCGGCAATGAATGTCGCAGAACAGCAGCTCGACGGCTACTGGCTCGTCGCAGAAGTGGCACCTGCAGTCAGGCTGCAATGCCGGCGCACGTCGTGCGGCGGCCAAGCCGGCGTCGATGGTTCGATAGATTCTGCTGTCTGCGTTGTCGGCGTGATCGCTCATGATTATTTGCCCTCATTGGTAGGAAGTTGGTAGGGGCGGAACCGAACCACGTCTTGACCGGCCCACTCGTTCAAGGAAAGGAACTGCGCCTGCAGCGGCTCAATCTCGTTGCAGCCAAAGACGGCAGCGGCCTTCGTCACATCGCCGAATCCGCCAGTGTTATTGGGCATGGTCCCGAGCAATTGCGGCGGCACGCGATGCGCGGCCAGCACGTCGTCGCGAGTGCAGTTCTTGATATTGAAAAATTCGTCCTTGGCCGCGATCTCGGAAACCGGCAGGATCTGCAGGCCATCTTTCTTGCCGCCTGGTGCATACACAAACAGGTTGCGAAAGTTGCCCGGTCCCTTGCTGTTGCGCATCGCCTCGCGCAGCTTGTCCACGTCGTTGACGTTGCTGGCGGTGTCGGTCATGTATAGGATGAAGCCCGCATGCGAGCCGTTGAGGTAGTAGCGTCGGCGGAAGAGCGTTGCTGACTCATTGAGCCAGGCCGATTGCAGCGCGCTCACGTACTGCGGCACCCCATACACCTCCTGATTGATGTCGGGCGCCTGCAAGTGCCAAATGGTGTCGCGCTCGAATTCGTAGGTATCCCGCCAGCCATTGACGAAGAAATACCGCCCTGACTCCACGCCCACGCGCGTGTATTTGGCCAATGCCGGCTTGAGGCTCAAAAGCTTGCCCGTCATGCTCTCGCGGCGCTCGGCATAGCAGTTGCCGAACAACAGGAAATCCAGGGCCAGGCGCGTGAAGTCGCCGCGCGACAATACGGCGGACGGCTGGAAGGTCGAGGCCAGGATATTGACCTTGCACCAGATCGCACTAGCGTGATGAACGCTGGCATTCAAGGACTTGGCCAGGCCCCCCATGCTCAAGGGCGGCTCGTACCAATCGCCATTGCGGTAGCACTCGACATCGGCGAGCATGTCCCGCCCCTCCAGCACGGGCGACGGATCGCCAAAAGAAAACGCCTCGACGGCTGGCGACGGCGGCGCCTCGACCTTGGCCGGCACGGTATTGGCGGATGCAGCCGCGCGGCGGCGTGCTCTGTGTTTCATCAGAAGAACTCCATAGATGATGTGTTGTTAGCGGTGGTGCCTTCGAAGGGCTCATAGTCGAGGGCGTGCATGACCGACCAGGCCAAGTCAGCGTGGCCGGTTTCTTCCGAGCGGCCAGCGTCATAGGTGACAGCGCGGCCGCTGGGCGTGAGGATCTTGCGAATGGCCATGAAGGACTGCGCGATGTCCGTCCAGCCCGCATCGAACTGCAGGCGGCCACTGCGGATAATGTTTTGGGCCTTCAGCACCATCCGCGTTTTGACTTCGGGCGAGTAGCTGATGGCGGTCGCACCAGGGAAGAACTGCTTCACCAGCGGATAGACGCCCACGCCCATGCCGGTGGTGTCGATGCCGATGTACTGGACGTTGTAGCGACCGCACATTTCCTTGATGAGCGCGGCCTGTTCCGCAAAATCTTTACCGCGCCACTGGTGGCGTTCAAGGATGCGGAAATTGCCACCAGGGACCAGCGGCGGGGCAATCACCGAACAGCCGGCGCTGTCGCCGGTCAGTGATGGGTCATAGCCGATCCACACAGGGCGGTGGCCAAAGGGGCGAGCCGTGAACGGTTTATAGTCGTCCCAATCCACCCACGAATCCACCATGCCGCGCTGCAGGTCGGCCAGGGGGAACACCGACGCGGAATCGTCGATAAAGTTACACATCAACAGGTTGTCGAACTGGTCCGGCGAGTATTCGAAGTCGCGCAGTTCGTCGATGTCGAACAGGTCGCAGCCACCAGCAGCGGCGTCCATGATCGTGACGATCTGGCGCCAGATTTTGTCCTCACCGGTGAAGCCCGATGACAGGCGCTTGTGGCTCACATCGATGTTGACCTTTTCGCCCTTGGCGCGGCGCTTGTTGAACGCATCACCGGTCCAGAACGGATAGGCCTGGTGCGTGGTGGCCGAGGGTGTCGAGAAGTAGGTTTTGCGCCACTTCTTATGCAGGGCCATGCCTGACGCCACCTTGTTCAGCTCGGTGAAATTGTGCGTCCAGAAGAATTCATCGAAATAGAAGTTGCCGTGATAGCCCTGGGCCGTTCGGGCGTTCGTGCCGAGGAAATACAGGTGCGCGCCATTGGGCAGCACGATAGGATCGCCGGACAGCTCCACGCCACATGCGTCCTTCGCAAACTGGATGATGTATTGCTTGAAGACGTGCGCCTGCGATTTCGAGGCCGAGAGAAAAATCTGATTGCGTCCGGTCTGGATCGCATCAATCAAAGCTTCGCGGGCGAAGTACCAGGTCGCGCCGATCTGGCGCGATTTCAGGATGATGCGAGTGCGCTCGCTGCCGTTTCGGTACCAGACCTTTTGATAGTCGAACAGGGAATCGTTGAATGCCTCGACGATGCGTTGCTGCGCCTCTTCGCTGAACTCGTTGCGCACCGGCTTTTTCTTCGGGCCGGCATTGCGATTGGCGAGCTTGGGATTGAGGTCGGTCTCATTGCCGCCCGGCTGCTCATAGCGGCGCACGCGCGCAGCCTGCACAAGCTGGCGCATCAGTGCATCGAGTTCCTTATACTCGCCATTGCCCTTTACTTCCTTGGCGATCAGTTGCACTATGCGCGCTTCAAGGGCAATCTCTACGCGCTCCAAGCGCGAGACCTTTTCCCATTCATCGCGGTGCTTCCAGCTATTGACGGTAGATCGCTTAATCTTCAGGTGGCGCGCAATCGACGAGATGCGCCAGCCCTCGAAATACAGGCGGCGCGCAACGTGCCGAGGCTCGGCCGCCTGGTCGATGTTGTCTTTGATGTCTTCTGGAATTTCTAACATGCCGCAAGCGTAGGCGGCGCGCGCGCGTAGCGGGGACTTTGCCGAGTCGCTATCCCCCTTTTCAACCCTCAGTTCATTGATGCATTTCGCCCATCGGCAGAAGATGACGTTATCCGATCAACCGATAACGAGCGCGAAAACTCATGGCAACCAAGAGCAAATTTTTCCGCGTCGCGACCGAGGGCGCGACCACCGACGGCCGTAGCATCAGCCGCGAGCAAATCCAGCAGATGGCCGACAGCTATAACGTGAAAACCTACGGCGCTCGCGTGTGGGTCGAACATCTGCGCAGCCTGCTGCCCGATGGTCCGTTCAAGGCCTACGGCGATGTCCTGGCATTGAAGGCCGAAGAGGTCGACACCGAGAACGGTAGGCGCCTGGCTCTGTTCGCTCAGATCGAGCCGACGCCTGCGCTGATCGCCATGAACAAGGATCGCCAGAAGATCTTCACCAGCATCGAGCTGGCCGACAAGTTCGCGGATACCGGTAGCTCCTATCTCGTGGGCCTGGCTGTGACCGACAGCCCCGCCAGCCTGGGCACCGAGATTCTGCAGTTCTCGGCCACCAATCCCAAGGCCTCCCCCTTTACTCCCCGCAAGCTGAAGCCGGAGAACCTGTTCTCCGAAGCCATCGAGGCCAAGCTCGAATTCGAAGAAGACGGCCCGAGCGTGGCCGAGACCATCAAGCAGCTGTTCAGCCGCATCGGCGGTGGCGAGAAGAAGGCCGATGCCCAGCATGCCGATGTGGTTGCTGCAATGACCGCCGTGGCCGAGAAGGTCGGCGAGTTCGCGCAGTCTGCCGCGCAAGCGAGCAAGGATGTGGCCGACGCTGTGGCTCGCCTGGAGAAGCTGGAAAAGCGCGTGGGCGATGAATCGACCGCCGCCGAGCAGTTCCGCCAGACCGTCAACCTGACCGACAAGAACAGCACACAACGCCCGCCTGCCACCGGTGGCGGCAGCAGCGGCGCCGTGCAGACCGAGTTCTAAGCCAGTCTCGCGCGAACCTATTTTCTGAATTTACCCTGGAGCAGAACACATGAAGAATCAGACCCGTGCCGCCTATAACGCCTACACTGCGCGCCTGGCGAGCCTGAATGATGTTGCCGGCGGTGCCGTCCATTCGACCTTCTCGGTGGACCCGACCGTGCAACAGAAGCTGGAAGACAAAATGCAGGAATCGTCCGAATTCCTGTCCAGCATCAACCTGATCGGCGTCGATGAGCAGGAAGGCGAAAAAATCGGCCTGGGCGTGTCCGGCCCCATCGCCAGCCGTACCGATACGCGCGGCGACAAGCGCCGCAGTACTCGCGACGCATCGGCCATGTCGAACACCCGCTATCGCTGCGAGAAGACCAATTTCGACACCCATATCACCTATGCCAAGTTGGATGCCTGGGCCAAGTTCCCGGACTTCCAACTGCGTCTGGCCAATGCGATCCTGAAACGCCAGGCGCTGGACCGCATCATGATCGGTTTCAACGGCGTGAAAGTGGCCGCCGATACCAATCTCGACCTGTATCCGCTGCTGCAGGACGTGAACAAGGGCTGGCTGCAGCAGATCCGCGAGCAGTCGCCGCATCGCGTCATGGGCCTGGTCGGCCAGGATCTGCCGGGCAAGGTGGTCATCGGCAAGGGCGCGGGCGCCGATTACGTGAACCTCGATGCCGCCGTGTATGACGCGGTGACCAATCTGGACCCGTGGTATCAGGACGATACGGGCCTCGTGGTCATCGTCGGCCGCGAGCTGCTGCACGACAAGTATTTCCCCTTGATCAACAAGGATCAGGCACCGACTGAAGCCCTGGCCGCTGACATCATCGTGAGCCAGAAGCGTATCGGCGGCCTGCCGGCGGTGCGCGTGCCGTCCTTCCCGGCCAATGCCATGCTGATTACCCGCCTGGACAACCTGTCGATCTACTTCCAGAACGGTGGCCGCCGCCGCCGTGTGGTCGATGAACCGAAGGCCGACCGCATCGAGAACTATGAATCGTCCAATGACGCCTACGTGATCGAGGATGAGGGCCTGGCCGCCCTGGTGGAAAACGTGGTGCTGCAGGATGCGGCAGCGGGCGGCGCCTGATGTCGCGCCTGTCTCCCGCCGCGCGCCACCGTGAGCGCATGCTCGGCAAGCTGGCGGCGTCTGCCGGCGAGCCGGGCGGCGTGACCACAGGCAGCGCCTACGAGTTGATGCTGATGAAGCTGCATGAGGACCGGCGCACGCTGTCCAACATCCAATCCATCGAACGCAAGATCGAAATGAAGGCCACCCTGCTGCCGGCCTATCAGGACTGGATTGATGGCGTGCTGTCGGGCGGCCGTGGTGCCCACGACGAAGTGCTGGTCAATGTGCTGGTGTGGCACATCGATGTCGGCGACTACGAACGCGCCTTGCAGCTCTCGGCCTATGCGCTGGAACACAAGTTCACTTTGCCGGATCGCTACAACCGGACCTTGCCCACGCTGCTGCAGGACGATTTCGCGGGCGCCAGCCTGGGCGGCAAGCTGAAGGATGACCCTGCCCGCGCGGCCGAGATCCTGCAACAGGTGCTGGCCATGACCGGCAATGCCGATACGCCCGACCAGGCGCGCGCCAAGGTGCATAAGGCGCTGGGCCTGGCCCTGCTGGAGCTGGTCAATCAGGTGGATGCCGAGAACATCACTGCGGCCACGGCCGACCGGGCCACGGCTTCGCTGCAGCACCTCACCCGGGCGAGCGAGCTGCACCAGGCGGCCGGCGTCAAGAAGGAAATCGAGCGGTTGGAGCGGCGACTCAAGAAGTTCGCCGAACCGGCCAAGTAAAGAGCACCCCACGGCGCAGGGGCGGCCCGAGACGGAAGCGACCTTGTTCGTCGGATGTCTCGGCCACCGCCCCCCACACATTTCAAGACCATGAGCTATATCGACGAGGTGCCGGTAACGGCGGCGCCGACCATGCCGGCCGATGTGAAGGCCATCACCAATGACGGATTTTTCCCCGACATCAGCATGCCGGCCATGCGGGATGCCATGCGGCTGGATTCGACGGTGACCGATGCGCGGCTCCGCCCGGCCCTGATAGACGCGATCCTGACGGCCAATCGACTGCTACGGGACTGGCAGGCGGGCCACCTGGCCAGTGGTGTTCAGAAGCTGGAAGAGGTGCCCGCGCTCAAGGTGGACGGCGAAAGCCAGTACGTCGCGCACTATCGTCGCGCCGTCTACAGCTTCGCCAAGGCTGACATCTTCGAGAGCTATCGGGACTACGACACCACCGCGAGCGCGCTGACCGACAAGAAAAACATGGAATGGATGGACATGGCGCCGGACGTGCAGCGCCGTAACGGCCATTGGGCCATCAATGACATTCTCGGCCGCACGCATGCGACCGTGGAGCTGATCTGATGCAGGTACGCAGCCAGCAGGGAGATACGCTCGATGCGTTGGTGTTTCGCTACCTGGGCGCCAGTAGCGGCTATGTGGAGCAGGCGCTTGCGCTCAATCCTGCCTTGGCCGCGTTGGGGGCGGTGCTGCCGGCGGGCACGATGGTCACGCTGCCCGCTGCAGTGGAAGCACCCAGCGCGGCGCAAGACAGTATCAGCCTGTGGGACTGACG includes:
- a CDS encoding phage major capsid protein, P2 family gives rise to the protein MKNQTRAAYNAYTARLASLNDVAGGAVHSTFSVDPTVQQKLEDKMQESSEFLSSINLIGVDEQEGEKIGLGVSGPIASRTDTRGDKRRSTRDASAMSNTRYRCEKTNFDTHITYAKLDAWAKFPDFQLRLANAILKRQALDRIMIGFNGVKVAADTNLDLYPLLQDVNKGWLQQIREQSPHRVMGLVGQDLPGKVVIGKGAGADYVNLDAAVYDAVTNLDPWYQDDTGLVVIVGRELLHDKYFPLINKDQAPTEALAADIIVSQKRIGGLPAVRVPSFPANAMLITRLDNLSIYFQNGGRRRRVVDEPKADRIENYESSNDAYVIEDEGLAALVENVVLQDAAAGGA
- the gpM gene encoding phage terminase small subunit, with the protein product MSRLSPAARHRERMLGKLAASAGEPGGVTTGSAYELMLMKLHEDRRTLSNIQSIERKIEMKATLLPAYQDWIDGVLSGGRGAHDEVLVNVLVWHIDVGDYERALQLSAYALEHKFTLPDRYNRTLPTLLQDDFAGASLGGKLKDDPARAAEILQQVLAMTGNADTPDQARAKVHKALGLALLELVNQVDAENITAATADRATASLQHLTRASELHQAAGVKKEIERLERRLKKFAEPAK
- a CDS encoding head completion/stabilization protein is translated as MSYIDEVPVTAAPTMPADVKAITNDGFFPDISMPAMRDAMRLDSTVTDARLRPALIDAILTANRLLRDWQAGHLASGVQKLEEVPALKVDGESQYVAHYRRAVYSFAKADIFESYRDYDTTASALTDKKNMEWMDMAPDVQRRNGHWAINDILGRTHATVELI
- a CDS encoding tail protein X, with amino-acid sequence MQVRSQQGDTLDALVFRYLGASSGYVEQALALNPALAALGAVLPAGTMVTLPAAVEAPSAAQDSISLWD